One genomic window of Gracilinema caldarium DSM 7334 includes the following:
- a CDS encoding ABC transporter substrate-binding protein, whose amino-acid sequence MKRFGLVLLVVLCIVAVMSCGGKQNTAAKGKITVWCWDPNFNGYSMQKAAEVYKKINPDVTIEVVDIPENIEGKIEAGLQAGGAGLPDIALFQDYVIERFIQNYPGAFVDLKAEGIDYTKFAQYKLGPMTDGNKVYGIPFDTGSTGFFIRADMLQAAGLNPDDYKKNLTWSELIDLGIKIKAKIGKPLIAYDTTSFDFLRIMVQSTGTQFFNPDGSVNLTSQAMVKSIEILKALNDKGLLYMTEGWNNWLAAFNGGDAAGMLTAIWIIGTLKSQPQNSGKWMVIPTPLVEGVPGAQNASNNGGSSWYVFSKAPNKAAAIDFMKKTWASDSQDALEFYNTILKGAGAMGTFLPSRVGSNYTAPDDFFYNKQAVYKDFAEWMEKVPSLKYTPNYVAMRTAVNNALNKMFNAQLKDPEAVIKAAIDEYQQATGNK is encoded by the coding sequence ATGAAACGGTTTGGTTTAGTACTGCTTGTTGTGCTATGTATTGTGGCTGTGATGTCATGTGGCGGTAAACAGAATACTGCTGCGAAAGGGAAAATAACTGTGTGGTGCTGGGATCCCAATTTTAATGGGTATTCCATGCAGAAAGCTGCAGAGGTATATAAAAAAATAAATCCTGATGTAACAATAGAAGTTGTTGATATCCCTGAGAATATAGAGGGCAAAATTGAAGCTGGACTGCAAGCAGGTGGGGCAGGACTCCCAGATATAGCCTTATTCCAAGATTATGTTATAGAACGTTTTATTCAAAATTACCCTGGTGCTTTTGTTGATTTAAAGGCTGAAGGAATCGACTATACGAAATTTGCACAATATAAACTTGGGCCTATGACTGATGGAAACAAGGTATATGGAATTCCCTTTGATACTGGTAGTACGGGATTTTTTATTCGTGCAGATATGTTGCAAGCTGCAGGGTTAAATCCTGATGATTATAAGAAAAACTTAACATGGTCAGAACTTATTGATCTTGGTATAAAAATAAAAGCAAAAATTGGGAAGCCTCTTATTGCTTATGATACAACGAGCTTTGATTTCTTAAGAATTATGGTACAGTCAACTGGTACTCAATTCTTTAATCCTGATGGATCAGTTAATTTAACATCTCAAGCGATGGTAAAATCTATAGAGATTTTAAAAGCTCTTAATGATAAGGGTTTACTCTATATGACAGAAGGTTGGAACAACTGGCTTGCAGCTTTTAATGGAGGCGATGCTGCAGGTATGTTAACTGCTATTTGGATAATTGGTACGTTAAAATCACAACCACAAAATTCAGGGAAGTGGATGGTTATTCCAACTCCACTGGTTGAAGGTGTGCCAGGTGCCCAGAATGCCTCAAATAATGGTGGTTCAAGTTGGTATGTTTTTAGTAAAGCACCAAATAAGGCTGCTGCTATCGACTTTATGAAAAAAACATGGGCTAGTGATTCTCAAGATGCTTTAGAATTTTATAACACGATACTTAAAGGTGCTGGTGCAATGGGGACTTTTTTACCATCACGGGTTGGATCTAACTATACTGCACCGGATGATTTTTTCTATAATAAACAGGCCGTTTATAAAGATTTTGCAGAATGGATGGAAAAAGTACCTAGCTTAAAATACACGCCTAATTATGTTGCTATGCGAACAGCAGTAAATAATGCGCTTAATAAAATGTTTAATGCTCAATTAAAAGATCCAGAAGCTGTTATTAAAGCCGCAATTGATGAATATCAGCAAGCAACTGGAAATAAATAA
- a CDS encoding carbohydrate ABC transporter permease yields the protein MVTQKWRGFNRQFVGFGNFIRMVQDSIFWKALSHNFLFMVIQVPIMILLALILATILNSEIKRFKGVFRTIYFLPCVTSLVAYSVIFRILLQSNGILNNLLQDIHLINEPIGWLSNGFWAKITIMIALTWRWTGYNMVFFLVGLQNIDSEIYEAAEVDGAGKIKQFFSITLPLLVPVILFSLITSTNGTMQLFDEPNILTWGGGPSNETMTVALYIYNQAFVLNSDLGYAATLSYVMVFIAAVLAFIQLRLLGDKEK from the coding sequence ATGGTTACACAGAAATGGCGTGGTTTTAATCGTCAATTTGTTGGATTTGGTAATTTTATAAGAATGGTACAGGATAGTATCTTTTGGAAAGCACTTAGTCATAATTTTCTATTTATGGTAATTCAAGTGCCAATAATGATTCTATTAGCGTTAATCCTAGCTACAATTCTAAATAGTGAAATAAAAAGGTTTAAAGGTGTTTTTCGAACAATCTATTTCTTACCCTGTGTAACATCGCTTGTAGCCTATTCTGTTATATTTAGAATATTATTACAATCTAACGGTATTTTAAATAATTTGTTACAGGATATTCATCTGATTAATGAACCTATCGGCTGGCTGAGTAATGGTTTTTGGGCAAAGATTACAATAATGATTGCATTAACCTGGAGATGGACGGGTTACAATATGGTATTCTTTTTAGTTGGTTTACAAAATATTGATTCAGAAATATACGAAGCCGCTGAAGTAGATGGAGCTGGTAAAATAAAGCAATTTTTTTCCATTACACTACCATTATTAGTTCCTGTTATTCTTTTTTCTTTAATTACCTCTACTAATGGTACTATGCAGTTATTTGATGAGCCTAATATATTAACATGGGGTGGCGGACCCTCTAATGAAACTATGACCGTTGCATTATATATCTATAACCAGGCATTTGTTCTTAATTCAGATTTAGGATATGCGGCTACTCTTTCCTATGTTATGGTATTTATTGCCGCAGTATTGGCATTTATACAGCTGCGATTGTTAGGAGACAAGGAAAAATGA
- a CDS encoding carbohydrate ABC transporter permease, which translates to MKRLPNITISYYIIRVFVLAGAIISIFPFIWMFIGTTQNPNDVVRGVLIPGKEFALNWKKINATYSVLQFFMNSLIIASLTVIFGLAVNSLAAFGFEKYKSKNRELIFNIFLISMIVPQMAIVIPLFRQMAFLGLLNTHTAIVLPSIASVFIIFFFRQNFKMFPSEIMEAARVDGSTELGIFLTIVFPSMKATFASAGIYIFLSQWNSYLWPLMTILTDVKKTLPIAMSSVMRAYTIEYGGLMILVCISILPILVLFLTMQRQFVAGLLGSLK; encoded by the coding sequence ATGAAAAGATTGCCAAATATAACTATTTCCTATTATATAATTAGAGTGTTTGTATTAGCAGGTGCAATTATAAGTATTTTTCCTTTTATATGGATGTTTATAGGTACTACGCAAAATCCAAATGATGTTGTCCGTGGAGTATTAATACCTGGAAAAGAGTTTGCATTAAATTGGAAGAAAATTAATGCTACATATTCTGTATTACAATTTTTTATGAATTCTTTAATTATTGCATCTTTAACTGTAATTTTTGGTCTAGCTGTAAATAGTCTCGCGGCTTTTGGTTTTGAAAAATATAAATCAAAGAATCGGGAATTAATATTTAATATCTTTCTCATATCTATGATTGTTCCCCAAATGGCAATAGTAATTCCCTTGTTTCGACAAATGGCCTTTTTAGGTTTATTAAATACTCATACTGCAATTGTGCTTCCCTCTATTGCTTCTGTATTTATTATTTTCTTTTTTAGGCAAAATTTTAAAATGTTTCCTTCAGAAATAATGGAAGCTGCCAGAGTTGATGGTTCCACTGAGTTAGGAATATTTTTAACTATTGTGTTTCCATCAATGAAAGCAACCTTTGCTTCTGCTGGAATATATATATTTCTTTCACAATGGAATTCATATTTATGGCCATTGATGACAATATTAACGGATGTTAAAAAAACGTTACCAATTGCTATGTCATCGGTAATGCGTGCATATACTATTGAATATGGTGGTCTTATGATTCTCGTTTGTATCTCCATACTACCAATATTGGTCTTATTTTTAACTATGCAACGACAGTTTGTTGCAGGGTTACTTGGATCTTTAAAATAG
- a CDS encoding LacI family DNA-binding transcriptional regulator: MITRDDVAKYAGVSPATVSNVLNGSKFVSAELVNRVEQAISELGYIPNRAAKSLASKKTDHVGILVPTLSNPYYGTIAEGMESIARHHGYIVSLIMAEGSTDQYISRIIERQLDGVFLSDFNFGLTNKQLLHMKNKGVHFIIGGDSSRSDSTSATLSGPRITVNYENSIYEMLLYLKRLGHKRIAFLSGNDPLITEARQTLILKWSHELGFDNDPNLVVSGTPPYMTLAEDGYRDTKRLLSGRKDFTAIITLNDLMAFGAMKAIREAGLHIPNDISVIGFDNIYLSETACPPLTTIHIPKYEIGQIAMQLLLKMIDGEDVQSIKLESSFIMRDSVAPAKKIDKLTN; the protein is encoded by the coding sequence ATGATAACTCGAGATGATGTGGCTAAATATGCGGGGGTTTCCCCCGCAACCGTATCAAATGTATTGAATGGTTCGAAGTTTGTTAGTGCTGAACTGGTAAATAGGGTAGAACAAGCAATTAGTGAATTAGGATATATTCCTAATAGAGCTGCAAAAAGTCTTGCCTCAAAAAAAACTGACCATGTAGGAATATTAGTCCCTACATTAAGTAATCCTTATTATGGCACTATTGCAGAGGGGATGGAATCTATTGCCCGTCATCATGGTTATATTGTGTCCTTAATAATGGCAGAAGGATCAACGGATCAATATATATCTAGAATAATTGAACGACAACTTGATGGTGTGTTCTTGTCTGATTTTAATTTTGGTCTCACAAATAAGCAGCTATTGCATATGAAAAATAAGGGAGTTCATTTTATTATTGGTGGTGATTCTTCTCGATCCGATAGTACTAGTGCCACATTATCTGGTCCTCGTATTACAGTAAATTATGAGAATTCAATCTATGAAATGTTATTATATTTAAAAAGATTAGGACATAAACGCATCGCATTCTTGAGTGGAAATGACCCCTTAATTACAGAGGCTCGTCAGACGTTAATCTTAAAATGGAGTCATGAATTAGGGTTTGATAATGATCCAAATTTAGTAGTTTCTGGAACACCCCCATATATGACACTTGCAGAAGATGGATATAGAGATACAAAACGGTTGCTCTCTGGTAGAAAAGATTTTACTGCTATTATTACACTGAATGATCTCATGGCTTTTGGGGCAATGAAAGCAATACGTGAAGCAGGCTTACATATCCCTAATGATATTTCCGTAATAGGATTTGATAATATTTATTTATCAGAAACTGCCTGTCCACCATTGACCACTATTCATATTCCAAAATACGAAATTGGTCAAATTGCAATGCAATTGTTATTAAAAATGATTGATGGTGAAGATGTTCAAAGTATCAAACTTGAGTCAAGTTTCATTATGAGAGATTCAGTCGCACCTGCAAAAAAGATTGATAAACTGACTAACTAG
- a CDS encoding PG0541 family transporter-associated protein has product MKRIEIIANQSVQDAIASRLEQAIDGFAYTVIPVVHGITKERRRLGNGTWPEENFLLISYIDDQLLPQVQKLMIEIKHKFPQEGIKLFVIESCFSIQES; this is encoded by the coding sequence ATGAAAAGGATAGAAATTATAGCGAATCAATCGGTACAAGATGCTATTGCATCTCGTCTCGAACAAGCAATAGATGGATTTGCATATACAGTGATTCCAGTTGTTCATGGTATCACGAAAGAACGTCGACGATTAGGTAACGGAACATGGCCGGAAGAAAATTTTTTGCTTATTTCTTACATAGATGATCAACTTCTTCCTCAAGTTCAAAAACTAATGATAGAAATAAAACATAAGTTTCCTCAAGAAGGAATAAAACTATTTGTAATTGAGTCCTGTTTTTCAATTCAGGAATCATAA
- a CDS encoding efflux RND transporter permease subunit — protein MSISKQVVSRPVLVVIVFALLSIVGIYTLTDLAIELFPETSMPMLFVSTTYSGAGPETVEKSVTRVLEGVLTNLSGLKQMTSTSSEGSSRIELEFDYGTNLDAAVNEIRDKLDRVKNALPDDASTPQIFKFDPNSMPIMRIAVRGNRSAEQLKAYAESYIQPRLEQVNGVAQANVQGGRDKIVKVELSQNRLDAYDLTVTSVAAALATQNVELGGGSISEGTKEYLVRTTGEYKNLEEIANTLITIKNGYGVKLSDLGTITEGYEDLTSLVYINGTPGVYISIQKQSGTNTVTAADGVYKKIEEIKKILPADISLDIISDDTQTIRSTINDLISSALQGAILAMAILFLFLRSIKSTIIIGISIPLSMLITLLAMKLAGITLNMMTLTGLILGVGMIVDASIVMIENIYQYRERGTKPDVAAILGSHEMIAAVISSNITTICVFIPLIFFKNKLEMIGQLFQDTIFTIFIALLSSLFVAIFLVPVLASKYLVLSTRKEQPLHNQFLIFLDSILERALNSLVQGYRKALTLAMHHRPTVILIVVGFLGISFAVLPRMNISFMPRFGDDSVTLRATLPVGTTLQETERVMRQMESYAQKELQGIKSVITNVGSGGGFGSASSYSGSLNIQLDTTNTQKDSSDMVKAKLRHHFSEFPNVSFSFSAGRAQQMQGGMDIDIALRVMDLKTGIQVAKEMIEILKSEVPDISEPTMDLTEGLPQVEVVIDRERAYSFGISVQAAAKEIEACVDGTTATVYQKDGNEYNVVVRLQESDRARMPDLERIYVQGSKGRVPLANFATLEKGYGPVSIIRENQTRVIHITANITSGERADKVEQKIQQVINSKMIIPDGVTINFEGSWQNLQKQGSVLVLILTMAILLVFGVMAGQYESFKDPFINLFTIPLAIIGVVLIYVLTGQPLSMFTAMGLVMLAGIVVNNGIILVDYTNLLVRRGTPLIEACIQGGTSRLRPVLMTTLTTILGLIPMAFFPSESSQMIQPIGLTVIGGLSSSTFITLFIIPVIYSYFNQNRHTKKNKESSK, from the coding sequence ATGAGTATTTCTAAACAGGTAGTATCACGACCGGTATTGGTTGTTATTGTATTTGCACTGCTATCAATTGTAGGGATCTATACACTAACAGATCTTGCCATAGAACTCTTTCCAGAAACCTCTATGCCGATGTTATTTGTTTCTACAACCTATTCTGGTGCTGGACCTGAAACAGTAGAAAAATCGGTGACTCGAGTTTTAGAAGGGGTACTTACTAATTTAAGTGGTCTAAAACAGATGACCTCTACATCATCAGAAGGTTCCAGCCGTATTGAACTTGAATTTGATTATGGCACTAATCTTGATGCAGCGGTGAATGAAATTCGAGATAAGCTTGATAGGGTAAAAAATGCTTTACCTGATGATGCAAGTACTCCTCAAATTTTTAAGTTTGATCCTAATTCTATGCCAATTATGCGTATTGCAGTACGAGGGAATCGGAGTGCAGAACAATTAAAAGCCTACGCTGAATCTTATATTCAACCACGACTTGAACAAGTAAATGGAGTTGCCCAAGCAAATGTACAAGGCGGACGAGATAAAATCGTTAAGGTTGAACTTTCTCAGAATAGGTTAGATGCTTACGACCTTACCGTTACCAGTGTTGCAGCTGCTTTAGCAACTCAAAATGTCGAACTTGGTGGAGGTTCTATTTCTGAAGGTACAAAAGAATACTTAGTCCGTACTACAGGTGAATATAAGAATCTCGAAGAAATAGCCAATACACTTATTACCATTAAGAATGGTTATGGAGTAAAACTCTCTGATCTAGGTACAATAACAGAGGGGTATGAAGATCTTACCTCCCTCGTGTATATTAATGGTACACCGGGAGTTTATATTTCAATTCAAAAGCAAAGTGGTACCAATACAGTAACCGCAGCTGATGGGGTTTATAAAAAGATTGAAGAAATTAAAAAAATACTTCCCGCTGATATATCCCTAGACATTATTTCCGATGACACCCAGACCATTAGGTCAACAATTAATGATCTTATCAGTTCTGCATTACAGGGAGCCATCCTTGCTATGGCCATTTTATTTCTATTCCTCCGCAGTATAAAAAGCACCATTATTATTGGCATCTCTATTCCCCTCTCTATGTTGATAACACTGCTTGCAATGAAACTTGCTGGTATTACCCTCAATATGATGACCTTAACAGGACTTATACTAGGAGTTGGAATGATTGTAGATGCTTCCATCGTCATGATAGAAAATATCTATCAATATCGAGAACGAGGAACAAAACCAGATGTGGCTGCAATTCTCGGAAGCCATGAAATGATAGCGGCTGTTATTTCATCAAATATTACTACGATCTGTGTATTTATCCCGCTTATTTTCTTTAAAAACAAACTTGAAATGATTGGCCAACTATTTCAGGATACTATTTTCACCATTTTTATCGCCCTTCTTTCCAGCCTTTTTGTTGCTATATTTCTTGTTCCAGTTTTAGCAAGCAAATATCTAGTACTTTCAACTCGAAAAGAACAACCATTACACAACCAATTCTTAATTTTTCTTGATTCTATCCTTGAACGAGCTTTGAATAGCCTTGTGCAAGGGTATCGCAAAGCACTAACATTAGCTATGCATCACAGACCAACAGTAATACTAATTGTTGTTGGTTTTTTGGGAATTAGTTTTGCGGTGTTGCCGAGAATGAATATATCCTTTATGCCCCGTTTTGGAGATGATTCTGTAACTCTTCGCGCTACATTGCCAGTTGGAACAACGCTTCAGGAAACAGAACGTGTTATGCGCCAGATGGAATCCTATGCACAAAAAGAACTACAAGGTATTAAAAGTGTAATTACTAATGTAGGAAGTGGTGGCGGTTTTGGTAGTGCTTCAAGTTATAGCGGATCACTCAATATTCAGTTAGATACAACTAATACTCAGAAAGATAGTTCAGATATGGTTAAAGCGAAACTGCGTCATCATTTCTCAGAATTTCCTAATGTTTCTTTTTCCTTTTCTGCAGGCAGAGCACAGCAAATGCAAGGCGGAATGGATATCGATATTGCACTTCGTGTGATGGACCTTAAAACAGGCATTCAAGTCGCAAAAGAAATGATAGAAATTCTAAAAAGTGAGGTACCGGATATCTCTGAACCTACGATGGATTTAACTGAAGGACTTCCTCAGGTAGAAGTTGTCATTGACAGAGAACGGGCCTATTCTTTTGGTATCTCGGTACAGGCTGCAGCAAAGGAAATAGAAGCCTGTGTAGATGGAACTACTGCAACAGTTTATCAAAAGGATGGAAACGAATACAATGTTGTCGTTCGATTACAAGAATCCGATAGAGCCCGTATGCCAGATCTTGAACGTATTTATGTACAAGGATCGAAAGGCCGTGTACCCCTTGCTAATTTTGCTACCCTCGAAAAAGGTTATGGACCAGTAAGTATTATTCGAGAAAATCAGACACGGGTTATCCATATTACTGCTAATATCACCAGTGGTGAACGAGCAGATAAGGTAGAACAGAAGATCCAGCAGGTAATTAATTCAAAAATGATTATTCCCGATGGCGTTACGATCAATTTTGAAGGGTCCTGGCAAAATTTACAGAAACAGGGATCAGTGTTGGTACTCATCTTAACCATGGCTATCCTCCTTGTTTTTGGGGTCATGGCTGGTCAATATGAATCCTTTAAAGATCCTTTTATTAATCTTTTTACTATTCCCCTTGCGATTATTGGAGTTGTTTTAATATATGTACTAACAGGACAACCACTTTCTATGTTTACTGCGATGGGACTTGTAATGCTTGCTGGCATTGTAGTAAACAATGGAATAATTCTTGTAGACTATACTAACCTTTTGGTTCGACGAGGAACACCTCTCATTGAAGCCTGTATACAGGGTGGTACATCTCGTCTTAGACCAGTGCTTATGACAACCCTGACAACTATACTCGGACTTATCCCTATGGCATTCTTTCCCAGTGAAAGTTCTCAGATGATTCAACCAATTGGACTGACCGTAATCGGCGGTCTTTCATCCAGTACCTTTATAACATTATTCATTATACCTGTTATTTATTCATATTTTAATCAAAATCGCCACACAAAAAAAAATAAGGAGTCCTCGAAATGA
- a CDS encoding efflux RND transporter periplasmic adaptor subunit, protein MNRRNFVIFGIFIILIGAILLLPRNQSASQSKTKPAFAQQAVNVKTELVNRKNLQDYIITNGEVTSETIVSVYPFTSGKIDSLLVYIGSEVSKGDIIAYIDPSKPGTAYALNPVLSPISGTVLELPLQIGATVSTNSSIATIGVLDKLEIVTSIPERYSALMKTGLTASISFEALPDHPFSADVIRVSPILDSTSRTRKVYLKIKGNPDPRLVIGMYARIRLNTVFYPNRIVISEKAINTLNGTDYVFVVKNDNTVNRRGIVKGVTIDGMVEIISGLEENERVVIEGAQNLTDGILVHDVESGEN, encoded by the coding sequence ATGAATCGTCGAAATTTTGTAATTTTTGGAATTTTTATAATACTGATTGGAGCAATCCTTCTCTTGCCCCGAAATCAATCCGCTTCTCAATCAAAAACAAAACCAGCATTTGCTCAGCAAGCTGTAAACGTAAAAACTGAACTTGTAAATCGCAAAAACCTTCAGGATTATATTATAACAAATGGTGAAGTAACAAGCGAAACTATTGTTTCCGTATATCCATTTACGAGTGGAAAGATTGATTCTTTACTGGTTTATATTGGATCAGAAGTTTCTAAAGGTGATATAATCGCTTATATTGATCCTTCTAAACCAGGTACGGCATATGCATTAAATCCAGTACTAAGCCCTATTTCCGGCACGGTGCTTGAACTCCCACTACAAATAGGTGCAACAGTTAGCACAAATAGCAGTATTGCTACGATAGGCGTTCTTGATAAATTAGAAATTGTTACTTCAATTCCAGAACGGTATTCTGCGCTTATGAAAACAGGGCTTACCGCATCTATCTCATTTGAAGCTTTACCAGATCACCCATTTTCAGCAGATGTGATTAGGGTATCTCCTATTCTTGATTCTACTTCTCGTACAAGGAAAGTGTACCTGAAAATTAAAGGAAATCCTGATCCTCGTCTTGTGATTGGAATGTATGCTCGAATTCGCCTTAACACGGTGTTTTATCCCAATCGAATCGTGATAAGTGAAAAGGCAATAAATACATTAAATGGCACCGATTATGTTTTCGTTGTTAAAAATGATAATACGGTAAATCGCCGTGGGATTGTAAAAGGTGTCACAATAGATGGAATGGTTGAGATTATATCAGGTCTTGAAGAAAACGAACGGGTTGTTATTGAAGGTGCACAAAACCTTACCGATGGCATACTCGTACATGATGTAGAATCGGGAGAAAATTAA
- a CDS encoding TolC family protein has protein sequence MKRIRYHVMSLLLWFNIFHFAIAQEVGTGNTISLKLTEDDAVSKALNLNISLLRASNTLLAKKRTSDRSMNALLPSLTLGSGVMHSNEVSYDTSNWTRFASVKTSLNVSPGVLHEIEATKLAYDVQKISYEQAKKDVELSVRKYYKSLLVTHENIKLLSQNVQTAQKNYETVVAKQHAGLASETETLSALVSLENSKSKLTMAQTNYADQVETLKQLIGIDQNTYVILEGTLNSPDKDKLMNNVASFIKEAGPSLEEQRLRSQLLVAETNRKAIINNTLAPSLSVSWTYQPTYSSTTSTWIDQGSVSVALSWSIDALLPFSSAGENRDSSEDTIRDLHYQLEDARNTANLNRASYLRQIEQYLMLLQSYKANEQLALRSVDLTQTAYTNGLTDLISLQNAIDNLSEVRYAILENIYNLSIVILNLEYSLGLPFGSLGR, from the coding sequence ATGAAGCGTATCAGATACCATGTGATGAGCTTATTATTATGGTTTAACATTTTTCATTTTGCAATAGCCCAAGAGGTTGGAACTGGAAATACGATTTCCCTTAAATTAACTGAGGATGATGCAGTATCAAAAGCACTTAATCTTAATATAAGCCTTCTTCGTGCTAGCAACACCTTATTAGCAAAAAAGCGTACTTCTGATAGATCTATGAATGCATTGTTACCATCACTTACATTAGGTAGTGGAGTAATGCATTCAAATGAAGTAAGTTATGATACTTCAAATTGGACCCGTTTCGCATCAGTAAAAACGAGTCTTAATGTATCACCTGGAGTACTACATGAAATTGAGGCTACAAAGCTTGCATATGATGTTCAAAAAATTAGTTATGAGCAAGCAAAAAAAGATGTCGAACTTTCTGTCCGAAAATATTATAAATCTTTGTTAGTAACCCATGAAAATATTAAGCTGCTTTCTCAGAATGTACAGACAGCACAAAAAAATTATGAAACTGTAGTAGCTAAACAGCATGCAGGGCTTGCGTCAGAAACAGAAACCCTTTCTGCTTTGGTTTCTCTAGAAAATAGTAAATCAAAACTTACGATGGCCCAAACAAACTATGCTGATCAAGTTGAAACATTAAAACAGCTAATCGGAATTGATCAAAACACGTATGTTATTCTCGAAGGGACTTTAAATTCTCCAGACAAAGATAAATTAATGAATAATGTAGCTTCTTTTATAAAAGAAGCTGGGCCTTCTCTTGAAGAACAACGTTTACGTTCTCAATTATTAGTCGCAGAAACAAATCGAAAAGCAATAATAAATAATACATTAGCTCCATCTCTTTCGGTTTCATGGACCTACCAACCAACGTATAGTAGCACTACAAGTACTTGGATTGACCAAGGGTCTGTTAGTGTAGCACTTAGTTGGTCAATAGATGCTCTTTTACCATTTTCATCAGCAGGAGAGAATCGGGATTCATCTGAAGATACCATTCGAGATCTTCATTATCAATTGGAAGATGCTCGAAATACAGCAAATCTTAATCGAGCCTCGTATCTTCGACAAATAGAGCAATACCTGATGCTCTTACAGAGTTATAAAGCAAATGAGCAGCTAGCATTACGAAGTGTAGATCTTACTCAAACAGCATATACCAATGGACTTACAGATCTTATAAGTCTACAAAATGCGATAGATAATCTCTCAGAAGTTCGTTATGCGATTTTGGAAAATATTTACAATTTGAGTATTGTAATTTTAAATCTTGAATATTCATTAGGACTGCCTTTTGGAAGTCTTGGGAGGTAG
- a CDS encoding response regulator transcription factor has translation MFAHILVIEDTRELAELVALYLIKEGLSVDIVETAEEGIQIINKKNIDLIVLDINLPGMDGFQFLSQLRRKYTIPVLIISARIEDEDIITGLGYGADEFVTKPFSPKVLVARIRALLRRVQEIENQSVKVAQTFTFGPYTLYADSCILRKGEEIVHLSIKEFEVLVYLVEHAGKPQSPDAIYNTVWKNTYGDLTTVAVYIQRLRKKIEDDPSCPCYIETVHGMGYRFNLEGLRVK, from the coding sequence ATGTTTGCACATATATTAGTTATAGAGGATACACGGGAACTTGCAGAGCTTGTTGCTCTCTATTTAATTAAAGAAGGACTGTCTGTTGATATAGTAGAAACGGCTGAAGAGGGAATACAAATTATTAATAAAAAAAATATAGATCTTATTGTTTTAGATATTAATTTACCAGGGATGGATGGTTTTCAATTTCTTAGTCAGTTACGTCGAAAATACACTATACCCGTGCTCATTATTTCGGCTAGAATTGAAGATGAAGATATTATTACCGGTCTTGGTTATGGGGCAGATGAGTTTGTTACGAAACCTTTTTCACCAAAGGTATTGGTAGCCCGTATTCGAGCCTTGTTACGTAGAGTACAAGAAATTGAAAATCAGAGTGTTAAAGTTGCTCAGACCTTCACCTTTGGGCCCTACACATTATATGCCGATTCTTGCATATTACGAAAAGGGGAAGAAATAGTTCATCTGTCTATAAAAGAATTTGAAGTTCTTGTATATCTGGTAGAACATGCAGGGAAACCACAAAGTCCAGATGCTATTTACAATACTGTTTGGAAAAATACATATGGTGATCTTACCACGGTTGCTGTATATATCCAACGGCTAAGAAAAAAAATAGAAGATGATCCTTCCTGTCCTTGTTATATTGAAACGGTTCATGGTATGGGCTATCGTTTTAATCTTGAAGGCCTTCGAGTAAAATAA